One Pseudomonas rhizophila DNA window includes the following coding sequences:
- a CDS encoding thermostable hemolysin: MPDSDWNIHLPLAFGNAGQPVRHLHRAMPGEPRRDEFEAFIHRRFHQAHGAEIRHFMPELFGLDDADGRLCAVAGVRLAAQGPLFLEHYLDDPIEPLIKADADCAVDRAGIVEVGNLAASDTGSARLSIIAITYLLAMGGLEWVAFTGNIGLVNSFHRLGLKPVTLCPADPQRLGEDRHLWGRYYESQPWVHVGNIRAGFVHLRDAGLFDRLGFSQTYGEACHVA; encoded by the coding sequence ATGCCCGATTCTGACTGGAACATCCATCTACCGCTGGCTTTCGGCAATGCCGGCCAGCCGGTTCGCCACTTGCACCGGGCTATGCCGGGAGAGCCCCGCCGGGATGAGTTCGAAGCCTTCATCCACCGGCGTTTCCACCAGGCGCACGGCGCCGAGATTCGTCACTTCATGCCCGAACTGTTCGGGCTCGATGATGCCGACGGCAGGCTTTGCGCCGTGGCAGGCGTGCGTCTGGCCGCCCAGGGACCGCTGTTTCTCGAGCATTATCTGGACGATCCCATCGAGCCTTTGATCAAGGCCGATGCAGACTGCGCAGTGGATCGCGCCGGCATTGTCGAAGTTGGCAATCTGGCCGCCAGCGACACCGGCAGCGCTCGCCTGAGCATTATCGCGATCACCTATCTGTTGGCGATGGGCGGGCTGGAGTGGGTGGCGTTCACCGGCAATATCGGCCTGGTCAACAGTTTCCATCGCCTTGGCCTCAAGCCCGTGACCCTGTGTCCGGCCGACCCGCAGCGCCTGGGGGAAGACCGTCACCTCTGGGGCCGCTACTACGAGAGTCAGCCATGGGTTCATGTCGGCAACATCCGTGCGGGCTTCGTTCATCTGCGCGACGCCGGTCTGTTCGATCGCCTGGGGTTCTCACAGACTTACGGGGAGGCGTGCCATGTTGCCTGA
- the arsJ gene encoding organoarsenical effux MFS transporter ArsJ: MKALSALAPQVRQYLLVTGNYWAFTLTDGALRMLVVLHFHALGYSPLQIAALFLFYEIFGVITNLVGGYLGARLGLNRTMNIGLGMQVVALLMLTVPLAWLTIPWVMGAQALSGIAKDLNKMSAKSSIKLLVPDGQQGQLYKWVAILTGSKNALKGVGFFLGGALLALIGFKGALLAMAGVLALIWIASLILLKKDLGKAKAKPRFRDILSKSRAINILSAARMFLFGARDVWFVVALPVYLSSVFGWDFWKVGGFLAAWVIGYGIVQSFAPNITGKKRGHVPDGRAACLWAMALAGLPVAIALGLDSGLAPQTVLLGGLMVFGALFAVNSSLHSYLIVSYAKEDGVSLDVGFYYMSNAMGRLIGTVLSGWVYQVYGLQACLWISSAFVLLAALISIGLPRHATPAVDL, from the coding sequence ATGAAAGCGTTGTCAGCCCTCGCTCCGCAAGTGCGGCAGTACCTGCTCGTCACCGGCAATTACTGGGCCTTCACCCTCACCGATGGCGCCTTGCGCATGTTGGTGGTGCTGCATTTCCATGCGTTGGGCTACAGCCCGCTGCAAATCGCCGCGCTGTTTTTGTTCTACGAAATCTTCGGCGTGATCACCAACCTGGTGGGCGGCTACCTCGGTGCCCGGCTTGGCCTGAACCGAACCATGAATATCGGCCTGGGGATGCAGGTCGTGGCGCTGTTGATGCTGACAGTTCCCTTGGCCTGGTTGACCATCCCCTGGGTGATGGGGGCTCAGGCGCTGTCCGGGATCGCCAAAGACCTGAACAAGATGAGCGCGAAAAGCTCGATCAAGCTGCTGGTTCCCGATGGTCAACAGGGGCAACTGTACAAGTGGGTGGCGATTCTCACCGGCTCCAAGAATGCCCTCAAGGGCGTTGGTTTCTTCCTGGGGGGCGCCTTGCTGGCCCTCATCGGCTTCAAAGGTGCGCTGCTGGCGATGGCCGGCGTACTGGCGTTGATCTGGATCGCCAGCCTGATCCTGTTGAAGAAAGACTTGGGTAAAGCGAAAGCCAAGCCCAGGTTTCGCGACATCCTCTCCAAGAGCCGCGCGATCAACATTTTGTCGGCGGCACGGATGTTCTTGTTCGGTGCCCGCGACGTCTGGTTTGTGGTGGCCCTGCCGGTTTACCTGAGCAGCGTTTTCGGTTGGGACTTCTGGAAGGTCGGCGGTTTCCTCGCGGCCTGGGTGATCGGCTACGGCATCGTGCAGTCTTTTGCGCCCAACATCACTGGCAAGAAACGTGGGCACGTGCCGGATGGTCGCGCGGCGTGTCTGTGGGCAATGGCATTGGCGGGTCTGCCCGTGGCCATTGCGCTAGGACTCGACAGCGGGTTAGCACCACAGACGGTGCTGCTGGGTGGGCTCATGGTCTTTGGAGCGCTGTTCGCGGTGAACTCTTCGTTGCACAGCTACTTGATCGTGTCTTACGCCAAGGAAGACGGCGTGTCGCTGGATGTGGGTTTTTACTACATGTCCAACGCCATGGGACGGCTGATCGGAACGGTGCTTTCTGGCTGGGTTTATCAAGTGTACGGGCTGCAGGCGTGCTTATGGATATCCAGCGCCTTCGTGCTGCTCGCCGCTTTGATTTCCATTGGCTTGCCTCGTCACGCCACTCCGGCGGTCGATCTTTAA
- a CDS encoding ArsJ-associated glyceraldehyde-3-phosphate dehydrogenase: MTIKVGINGFGRIGRLALRAAWHWPEFDFVQINDPAGDAATHAHLLNFDSVHGRWNAEAGSEGDNIVIDGKRIKVTANKAIADTDWSGCDLVIEASGKMKTVAVLQGYLDQGVKRVVVSAPVKEKGALNVVMGVNHQLFKPDDHAIVTAASCTTNCLAPVVKVIHEKLGIRHGSITTIHDLTNTQSILDQPHKDLRRARASGMSLIPTSTGSATAIAEIFPELRGRLNGHAVRVPLANASLTDCVFEVERATTVEEVNQFLKDASENELKDILGFEERPLVSIDYRTDPRSSIIDALSTMVINGTQVKLYAWYDNEWGYANRTVELARMVGRTV; this comes from the coding sequence ATGACGATCAAAGTGGGTATCAACGGTTTTGGACGTATTGGTCGCCTGGCATTGCGGGCCGCCTGGCATTGGCCGGAGTTCGACTTCGTGCAGATCAACGACCCGGCGGGTGACGCCGCGACCCATGCGCATCTGTTGAACTTCGATTCGGTGCATGGTCGCTGGAATGCAGAGGCTGGCTCCGAGGGCGACAACATCGTCATCGATGGCAAGCGGATCAAGGTCACAGCCAATAAAGCGATTGCCGACACCGATTGGTCGGGCTGCGATCTGGTGATCGAAGCCAGCGGAAAAATGAAGACGGTTGCCGTGCTTCAGGGTTATCTCGACCAGGGTGTGAAGCGCGTGGTGGTCAGCGCCCCGGTGAAGGAAAAAGGTGCACTGAACGTCGTCATGGGCGTCAATCATCAGCTGTTCAAACCCGACGACCATGCCATCGTCACCGCCGCTTCATGCACCACCAACTGTCTGGCGCCAGTGGTGAAAGTCATCCACGAGAAGCTTGGCATACGCCACGGTTCGATCACCACCATTCACGACCTGACCAACACCCAGAGCATCCTCGATCAACCCCACAAGGACCTGCGCCGTGCGCGGGCTTCGGGCATGAGTCTGATTCCCACCAGCACCGGCTCGGCCACCGCCATCGCGGAAATCTTCCCGGAGCTGCGCGGGCGCCTCAATGGTCATGCCGTGCGCGTGCCACTGGCCAACGCTTCGCTGACCGATTGTGTCTTCGAGGTCGAGCGAGCCACCACCGTCGAAGAAGTGAATCAGTTCCTCAAGGACGCTTCCGAGAACGAACTCAAGGACATCCTCGGTTTTGAGGAGCGCCCATTGGTGTCCATCGATTACCGAACCGACCCGCGCTCGTCGATCATTGATGCGCTGTCGACCATGGTCATCAATGGCACCCAGGTCAAACTCTACGCCTGGTACGACAATGAATGGGGCTATGCCAACCGCACCGTGGAACTGGCCCGGATGGTCGGTCGGACAGTCTGA
- the arsH gene encoding arsenical resistance protein ArsH: MFDDSIPQLETELADLPSTDKLGIETTSSHKPRILLLYGSTRERSFSRLLVEEAARLLEHFGAEARIFNPSGLPLPDDAPVDHPRVQELRELMQWSEGQVWCSPERHGSMSAVFKAQIDWVPLAMGAVRPTQGKTLAVMQVCGGSQSFNVVNQLRVLGRWMRMFTIPNQSSVPKAYMEFDDSGRMKPSPFYDRVVDVMEELVKFTLLLRDRQDYLVDRYSERKESAQELMNRVNQRSI, from the coding sequence ATGTTTGATGACTCTATTCCCCAACTCGAAACCGAACTGGCCGATCTTCCGTCGACAGACAAACTCGGTATCGAAACGACATCCAGCCACAAGCCACGCATTTTGCTGCTGTACGGATCGACGCGCGAGCGTTCCTTCAGTCGCCTGCTGGTAGAGGAGGCCGCTCGGTTGTTGGAGCACTTCGGCGCCGAGGCGCGGATTTTCAATCCGTCGGGGCTGCCGCTGCCGGATGACGCGCCGGTCGATCATCCCCGGGTCCAGGAACTGCGCGAGCTGATGCAGTGGTCCGAAGGCCAGGTCTGGTGCTCGCCGGAACGCCACGGGTCCATGAGCGCGGTGTTCAAGGCGCAGATTGATTGGGTGCCGCTGGCCATGGGCGCGGTACGCCCGACCCAGGGCAAAACCCTCGCTGTCATGCAGGTATGCGGTGGCTCGCAGTCATTCAACGTGGTCAATCAGCTGCGGGTGCTGGGACGCTGGATGCGCATGTTCACCATTCCCAACCAATCTTCCGTGCCGAAGGCCTATATGGAGTTTGACGACAGCGGCCGGATGAAGCCTTCGCCGTTCTATGACCGCGTGGTGGATGTGATGGAGGAATTGGTGAAGTTCACGCTGCTGCTTCGCGACCGCCAGGATTACCTGGTCGACCGTTATTCCGAGCGCAAGGAGTCGGCGCAAGAATTGATGAATCGAGTCAATCAGCGCTCCATCTGA
- a CDS encoding metalloregulator ArsR/SmtB family transcription factor has translation MADHLTPTTVFKCLADDNRVRMMLLITREGELCVCELTCALNESQPKVSRHLAQLRTCGLLSDRRQGQWVYYRLHPNLPDWVLQVLTVVLETNKHWLSPDAKRLQAMGDRPERVAICCESKIA, from the coding sequence ATGGCTGACCATCTGACCCCGACCACTGTCTTCAAATGCCTGGCCGACGACAATCGGGTGCGCATGATGCTGCTGATCACCCGAGAGGGGGAGTTGTGCGTCTGCGAGCTGACCTGTGCGTTGAACGAGAGTCAGCCCAAAGTCTCCAGGCACTTAGCGCAGTTGCGCACCTGCGGTTTGCTCTCGGACCGTCGGCAAGGTCAATGGGTTTACTACCGACTGCACCCCAATCTTCCTGACTGGGTGCTGCAGGTACTGACCGTGGTACTCGAAACCAACAAGCACTGGTTAAGCCCCGATGCCAAGCGTCTGCAAGCAATGGGGGACCGTCCTGAACGGGTCGCCATTTGTTGTGAGAGCAAAATTGCCTGA
- a CDS encoding arsenate reductase ArsC, translated as MTGKARVLFVCTANAARSQLAQALLRHTDSEHFEAFSAGTVPTAVDPRTFEVLSHLGISTDGLRSKSIDEFQGERFDYVITLCDKATAQCQSLPDAGEALTWSFEDPVTSTKPDAFRHTLHEIHERIKMFVLVKTKH; from the coding sequence ATGACTGGAAAAGCCCGCGTTCTCTTCGTCTGCACCGCCAACGCTGCTCGTTCCCAGTTAGCCCAAGCGCTGCTCAGGCACACGGATTCGGAACATTTCGAGGCGTTCAGCGCCGGCACGGTTCCGACCGCGGTCGACCCGCGCACCTTCGAGGTCTTGTCGCACCTTGGAATCAGTACTGACGGGTTACGCAGCAAGTCGATTGATGAGTTTCAGGGAGAGCGTTTCGATTACGTGATTACCCTGTGCGATAAAGCAACTGCGCAGTGCCAGTCGCTCCCCGATGCTGGCGAGGCCTTGACCTGGAGCTTTGAAGATCCGGTCACCAGCACCAAGCCCGACGCGTTCCGTCACACGCTTCACGAAATTCATGAGCGCATCAAGATGTTTGTCTTGGTGAAAACCAAACACTGA
- the arsB gene encoding ACR3 family arsenite efflux transporter: MSTRQPIGFFERYLSVWVALCIAAGIGLGSLFPRLFQTMADYEYGSVNFIVAVLIWLMVYPMMVSVDFSSLKRIHERPKGLIITLVVNWLIKPFTMAGLGVLFFHYFFIDLIDPRDAGQYIAGLILLGAAPCTAMVFVWSQLTRGDATYTLAQVALNDVIMIFAFAPLVALLLGVTDIEVPWATLILSVGLYVLIPLIAGVLTRLKLSASAQNAGEAEYAVTRFNARVKPLSILGLLGTVVLLFGFQGQIILDKPLLIALIAVPLLIQSYGIFAIAYAAAQLWKVPFNVAAPCALIGTSNFFELAVAVAIGLFGLNSGAALVTVVGVLVEVPVMLSLVAFANRTQAWFPKESVGMTPTASP; encoded by the coding sequence ATGAGCACCCGCCAGCCCATCGGCTTTTTCGAACGCTACCTGTCAGTGTGGGTCGCCCTCTGTATCGCCGCCGGCATTGGTCTGGGCAGTCTGTTCCCACGGCTGTTCCAGACCATGGCCGATTATGAATACGGCTCGGTCAATTTCATTGTCGCGGTACTGATCTGGCTGATGGTCTATCCGATGATGGTGTCGGTGGACTTCTCCAGCCTCAAGCGCATTCACGAACGGCCCAAGGGGCTGATCATCACCCTGGTGGTCAACTGGTTGATCAAACCGTTCACCATGGCCGGGCTGGGGGTGTTGTTCTTTCATTATTTCTTTATCGACCTGATCGATCCTCGCGATGCCGGCCAGTACATCGCCGGTCTGATCCTGCTCGGTGCCGCGCCGTGTACTGCCATGGTGTTCGTCTGGTCGCAGCTGACACGCGGCGACGCCACCTACACCCTGGCGCAGGTGGCGCTGAATGACGTGATCATGATCTTCGCCTTCGCGCCGCTGGTGGCGCTGTTGCTCGGCGTGACTGACATTGAGGTGCCTTGGGCAACCCTGATCCTTTCGGTCGGGCTGTATGTGTTGATCCCGCTGATTGCCGGGGTACTCACCCGGCTGAAGCTCAGTGCCTCGGCGCAAAACGCCGGCGAGGCCGAGTATGCGGTCACGCGCTTCAACGCTCGGGTCAAACCCCTGTCGATACTCGGCCTGCTCGGCACCGTGGTGCTGCTTTTCGGGTTTCAGGGGCAAATCATTCTGGATAAACCACTGCTGATTGCTTTGATTGCCGTGCCCTTGCTGATCCAGTCCTACGGCATTTTTGCCATTGCTTACGCGGCGGCGCAGCTATGGAAAGTACCCTTTAACGTGGCGGCACCCTGCGCCCTGATCGGCACCTCGAATTTCTTCGAGCTGGCGGTGGCGGTGGCAATTGGTTTGTTCGGCCTTAACTCCGGGGCGGCCCTGGTCACCGTGGTCGGGGTGCTGGTGGAAGTGCCGGTGATGCTGTCGCTGGTGGCTTTTGCCAACCGGACCCAGGCCTGGTTCCCGAAAGAAAGCGTAGGGATGACGCCAACCGCCTCGCCATGA
- the nhaA gene encoding Na+/H+ antiporter NhaA codes for MSPEPLRLNNKSESPSAMAFLSRFFAAESAGGLILMASALAALIVANSPWSEVYFSTLHIKALGLSVGHWINDGLMALFFLLVGLEIKREMLEGQLSSWGQRALPGFAALGGMLLPGLIYVAINWGNAQTLSGWAIPTATDIAFALGVLSLLGKRVPISLKIFLSALAILDDLGAVLIIAIFYTSDLSTNMLLASLGVTALLVVLNRCGVKRLFPYVIAGALLWYFMLQSGIHATLAGVILALCIPLGDSNEGGWSPLLYLEEKMHPWVAFAVVPIFGFANAGVSLAGISPNNLLDPVPMGVAMGLLLGKQLGVFGLAALAIRFGLAKLPEGARWSQMYGVALLCGIGFTMSLFIGALAFPNAPHLVDEVKVGVLLGSTLSAIIGVMLLMKVGPKKN; via the coding sequence ATGAGCCCGGAACCGTTGCGCCTGAATAATAAAAGTGAGTCACCTTCCGCCATGGCTTTCCTCTCCCGTTTTTTCGCCGCTGAATCCGCTGGCGGCCTGATCCTGATGGCTTCCGCCCTGGCCGCGCTGATCGTAGCCAATTCGCCCTGGTCAGAAGTGTACTTCTCCACGCTGCACATCAAAGCCCTGGGGCTTTCGGTGGGGCACTGGATCAATGATGGCCTGATGGCTCTGTTCTTTTTACTGGTCGGCCTTGAGATCAAGCGTGAAATGCTTGAAGGCCAGTTGTCGAGTTGGGGCCAACGAGCCCTTCCGGGATTTGCGGCGCTGGGCGGTATGCTGCTGCCGGGCTTGATCTACGTGGCGATCAACTGGGGTAATGCACAGACTTTGAGCGGCTGGGCGATTCCCACCGCAACTGACATCGCGTTTGCTTTGGGGGTGTTGTCGCTGCTGGGCAAGCGTGTGCCCATTTCCTTGAAAATCTTTCTCTCCGCGCTGGCGATTCTGGATGACCTTGGGGCCGTCCTCATCATCGCGATCTTCTACACCAGCGACTTGTCGACGAACATGCTGCTGGCGTCCCTGGGCGTTACGGCACTGCTGGTGGTACTCAACCGTTGCGGCGTCAAGCGGCTGTTTCCCTATGTGATAGCCGGTGCACTGCTCTGGTACTTCATGCTGCAATCGGGCATCCATGCGACCTTGGCCGGGGTCATTCTTGCCCTCTGTATCCCCCTTGGAGACTCCAACGAAGGCGGGTGGTCGCCACTGCTCTACCTCGAAGAAAAGATGCATCCATGGGTGGCTTTTGCGGTCGTGCCCATCTTCGGCTTCGCCAATGCCGGCGTGTCCCTGGCCGGTATTTCGCCGAATAATCTGCTTGATCCGGTACCGATGGGCGTGGCGATGGGGCTGTTGCTGGGCAAACAGCTTGGGGTGTTCGGGTTGGCGGCGCTGGCCATTCGTTTCGGCTTGGCCAAACTGCCTGAGGGGGCCAGATGGTCGCAGATGTACGGCGTGGCGCTGTTGTGCGGGATCGGATTCACCATGAGCCTGTTCATCGGTGCGCTGGCATTTCCCAATGCGCCGCATCTGGTCGATGAGGTCAAAGTCGGTGTGCTGCTGGGCTCGACCCTGTCGGCCATCATCGGCGTCATGTTGCTGATGAAAGTAGGTCCCAAGAAAAACTGA
- a CDS encoding amidase, translating to MIEITEVSIAQLRAALQSGQTTAVELVQAYLARIDAYDGADTSTALNAVVVRNPDALEEAQASDARRAKGQTLGPLDGIPYTAKDSYLVKGLTAASGSPAFANLIAYRDAFTIERLRAAGAICLGKTNMPPMANGGMQRGVYGRAESPYNADYLTAPFASGSSNGAGTATAASFAAFGLAEETWSSGRGPASNNGLCAYTPSRGVISVRGNWPLTPTMDVVVPYARTMADLLEVLDVVVADDPDTRGDLWRMQPWVPLPPVDSVRPASYPGLAAHKEALAGVRFGVPRMYINADPEAGTAEAPGIGGPTGQRINTRASVMALWEDARKALQACGAQVIEVDFPLVSNCEGDRPGAPTVFTRGLVSKEFLHHELWDLSAWAFDDFLRANGDPKLNRLADVDGPLIFPHDPGTLPNREDDLAAGMDEYVRMAERGITPWDQIPTLADGLRGLEQTRRIDLEDWMDRLGLDAVIFPTVADVGPADADINPASADIAWSNGVWVANGNLAIRHLGVPTVTVPMGVMADIGMPVGLTFAGRAYDDSTLLRLASAFESLGSKRVIPPRTPPLSGSKK from the coding sequence ATGATCGAAATTACCGAAGTCTCCATCGCACAACTGCGCGCAGCGCTCCAGTCCGGTCAGACGACCGCGGTCGAACTCGTCCAGGCCTACCTTGCCAGGATCGATGCCTATGACGGCGCCGACACGTCCACCGCCCTCAACGCTGTGGTCGTGCGAAACCCCGATGCCCTGGAAGAAGCACAGGCGTCCGATGCCCGTCGGGCCAAGGGACAAACCCTCGGTCCGCTCGATGGCATTCCCTATACCGCCAAGGACAGTTATCTGGTGAAGGGGCTCACGGCGGCTTCTGGCAGTCCGGCGTTCGCGAACCTGATCGCTTATCGCGATGCGTTCACCATCGAACGGCTTCGCGCCGCCGGGGCGATCTGCCTGGGCAAGACCAACATGCCGCCCATGGCCAATGGCGGCATGCAGCGCGGTGTCTATGGCCGGGCTGAAAGCCCCTATAACGCGGACTACCTCACCGCCCCTTTCGCATCGGGCTCCTCGAACGGTGCAGGCACTGCAACGGCAGCCAGTTTCGCCGCATTCGGCCTTGCCGAAGAAACCTGGTCGAGCGGCCGGGGCCCGGCCTCGAACAACGGATTGTGTGCCTATACACCTTCGCGCGGGGTGATTTCGGTACGCGGGAACTGGCCGTTGACGCCAACAATGGACGTCGTCGTGCCCTATGCCAGGACGATGGCGGATCTTCTCGAAGTGCTCGACGTCGTGGTGGCGGACGATCCTGATACCCGGGGCGATCTGTGGCGCATGCAACCCTGGGTGCCCCTCCCGCCTGTCGACTCGGTTCGCCCCGCCTCATACCCGGGCCTTGCCGCCCATAAGGAAGCACTCGCTGGGGTCCGCTTCGGGGTTCCGCGCATGTACATCAACGCCGATCCCGAAGCGGGCACGGCTGAGGCTCCCGGCATTGGCGGGCCGACGGGGCAGCGAATCAACACCCGTGCCTCGGTCATGGCCCTGTGGGAAGACGCCCGCAAGGCGCTCCAAGCCTGTGGCGCGCAAGTGATTGAGGTCGATTTCCCGCTGGTGTCCAACTGCGAAGGTGATCGTCCGGGCGCGCCGACCGTATTCACTCGGGGCCTGGTGTCCAAGGAGTTCCTGCACCATGAGTTGTGGGACCTGTCGGCCTGGGCGTTCGATGACTTTCTGCGGGCCAACGGTGATCCGAAACTCAATCGCCTGGCCGATGTTGACGGACCGCTGATATTCCCCCATGACCCGGGCACCCTGCCCAACCGTGAGGACGACCTGGCCGCTGGCATGGATGAATACGTCAGGATGGCCGAGCGCGGCATTACGCCGTGGGACCAGATCCCCACCCTGGCGGACGGACTGCGGGGCCTTGAACAGACACGTCGAATCGATCTTGAAGACTGGATGGACCGGCTTGGGCTCGATGCGGTGATATTCCCGACAGTCGCCGACGTTGGCCCCGCAGATGCAGATATCAACCCGGCGTCCGCCGATATCGCCTGGAGCAACGGGGTCTGGGTCGCCAATGGCAACCTGGCCATCCGGCACCTGGGCGTGCCCACCGTTACTGTGCCGATGGGCGTGATGGCGGACATTGGCATGCCTGTAGGGCTGACGTTTGCCGGACGTGCCTATGACGATTCGACCCTGTTGCGCCTGGCTTCGGCGTTTGAGTCGCTGGGCTCCAAACGGGTGATCCCGCCGCGGACGCCGCCGTTGTCGGGCAGTAAAAAATAA
- a CDS encoding LysR family transcriptional regulator → MPAILDIELIRTFHAVARIGKFSAAAEQLHKSPAAVSVHIQRLEAVAGGRLLNRDNQAVSLTALGKRLLLSTTELLSTHDRVLADLHGTRLAGRITLGVPDEYADHVIRDILPTFAAAWPNVVLELRTAPSYALRDQVQREKLQAAVIARPKELPDTESLRLTSTTPVWVGPINSVIASTQPLPLAVHAAQCPYRQAMVEALKQCARKSRIVLESPSTQAVKACVEAGLAISLIDRARVTDKMQILDDLPRVPEHEVVFIRAQASHADEAVNLLSRAMQQYFRL, encoded by the coding sequence ATGCCGGCCATACTCGATATCGAACTGATACGGACTTTTCATGCGGTGGCGCGCATCGGCAAATTCAGTGCGGCGGCGGAGCAACTGCACAAAAGCCCGGCAGCGGTGAGCGTGCACATCCAGCGGCTGGAAGCGGTCGCCGGTGGACGATTGCTCAACCGTGACAATCAGGCGGTTTCCCTGACCGCACTGGGCAAGCGTTTGCTCCTGTCTACCACCGAGTTGCTCAGTACCCACGACCGGGTCTTGGCCGACCTGCATGGCACCCGTCTGGCGGGGCGTATCACCTTGGGCGTGCCGGATGAATATGCGGACCATGTCATCCGCGACATCCTTCCGACATTCGCAGCCGCCTGGCCGAACGTGGTACTGGAGCTCAGGACGGCGCCAAGCTACGCGCTACGTGATCAGGTTCAACGTGAAAAACTCCAGGCTGCGGTGATTGCCCGGCCGAAGGAGCTGCCGGACACAGAGTCGCTGCGGTTAACCTCCACGACGCCTGTTTGGGTCGGCCCGATCAATAGCGTGATTGCCTCGACGCAGCCGCTGCCACTGGCCGTGCATGCGGCGCAGTGCCCTTATCGACAAGCCATGGTGGAAGCGCTGAAGCAATGCGCTCGCAAGTCGCGCATTGTCCTGGAAAGCCCCTCCACCCAGGCCGTCAAGGCGTGTGTGGAGGCCGGCTTGGCGATCAGTCTGATAGACCGGGCCCGGGTGACGGACAAGATGCAGATCCTCGATGATCTGCCCCGGGTGCCGGAGCACGAGGTGGTGTTCATTCGAGCGCAGGCGTCCCATGCCGATGAGGCGGTGAACCTGCTCTCCCGGGCCATGCAGCAATATTTTCGGCTTTGA
- a CDS encoding DMT family transporter, whose protein sequence is MNAYRSISCPALSKPQWHQAIPLFLLEAALVLSWSSGFIGARFSLDYAPPLLVVFWRCVLVTLVLFPFVARNLRRTSAAVLLKNAGIGLLAMAGYLAGITQGIALGVPAGLAALFADLLPMGLALLAAGVLGQRLAWPVWAGLVIGLVGAALVTHGALAWGDAPLWAYALPLLGMLSLAVATLWQKHLPPSQSLGLLPNLWLQCCVSGFAFALVEGLQGSLAPIPSTGFILSVLWTAGLSTIGGYGLYWLCLRRASATRVASVLYLSPPVTMLWAWAMFNEPLSWQMVSGMAVSGIGIWMVVRTETRQPVADTAQ, encoded by the coding sequence ATGAATGCATACCGATCGATCTCATGCCCTGCTCTCTCCAAACCTCAATGGCACCAGGCGATACCTCTGTTCTTACTCGAGGCGGCGCTGGTGTTGAGCTGGAGTTCAGGCTTCATCGGCGCGCGCTTCTCGCTTGATTACGCGCCGCCGTTACTGGTCGTGTTCTGGCGCTGCGTGCTGGTCACGCTCGTTCTGTTCCCGTTTGTCGCCAGGAACTTGAGGCGAACCTCGGCTGCCGTGCTGCTGAAAAACGCCGGCATCGGTTTGCTGGCCATGGCGGGGTATCTGGCGGGTATTACCCAAGGCATTGCCTTGGGCGTACCGGCCGGGCTCGCTGCCCTGTTCGCCGACCTTCTGCCCATGGGCCTGGCTTTATTGGCCGCGGGCGTCCTGGGACAGCGACTGGCCTGGCCGGTTTGGGCCGGCCTGGTCATCGGTCTGGTCGGGGCCGCGCTGGTGACACATGGCGCGCTGGCCTGGGGCGATGCGCCCTTATGGGCTTATGCGCTGCCGCTGCTTGGCATGCTTTCACTCGCCGTCGCGACATTGTGGCAAAAGCACCTCCCGCCATCGCAGTCCTTGGGCCTACTCCCCAACCTATGGCTGCAATGCTGTGTTTCGGGCTTTGCCTTCGCTTTGGTCGAGGGCTTACAGGGCAGCCTCGCACCGATACCCAGCACAGGTTTTATCTTGAGTGTCCTGTGGACCGCGGGCTTGTCTACGATTGGCGGATATGGGCTCTACTGGCTGTGTCTGCGCCGCGCGTCAGCCACCCGGGTCGCCAGCGTCCTGTACCTCAGCCCCCCCGTTACGATGCTGTGGGCCTGGGCGATGTTCAACGAACCTCTTTCCTGGCAAATGGTGTCGGGCATGGCGGTGTCCGGGATCGGCATCTGGATGGTGGTGCGCACCGAAACTCGGCAGCCAGTGGCCGACACAGCTCAGTAG